A region of the Dickeya chrysanthemi NCPPB 402 genome:
CCATATCCAGTTCCTGCGCATAGGTCAGCTCGCGAATACGGTCATGTGCCGTCTGGCGACGGGTTTCACACTCCTGTTGGGCCGCCTTTAACAGGCTTTCCTGATACGCCGCGGTATCCGTTATCCAGTGTTCGCCATCCCAACGGTCAAACGCACCGGCAGGCGGCTGCAAGGTCAGATGGACGGGTAGCGGCCCCAGTTCATTCACGCCCTGTGGCTGACGCGTTTTCGTGTCGTAAACGGTCTGCCCACGCAAATCCGGCACCCATTCCCAATGCAGGCCATCAGACGAACGCCTCAGCGCCTGCCCTTCTGCTGCTGGCTGCGGCGGCTCATCGG
Encoded here:
- a CDS encoding tail fiber assembly protein, which produces MMTPTPEMRAVLAADGLAAQAGWLRVYHVDALTREYDGYSDEYLMAGTGIPAHSYADEPPQPAAEGQALRRSSDGLHWEWVPDLRGQTVYDTKTRQPQGVNELGPLPVHLTLQPPAGAFDRWDGEHWITDTAAYQESLLKAAQQECETRRQTAHDRIRELTYAQELDMATEQETQSLKDWKIYLVQLSRIDLSLLPDIDWPTPPSH